One Saccharomyces kudriavzevii IFO 1802 strain IFO1802 genome assembly, chromosome: 4 genomic region harbors:
- the RTT103 gene encoding Rtt103p (similar to Saccharomyces cerevisiae RTT103 (YDR289C); ancestral locus Anc_5.300), whose product MPFSSEQFTTKLSTLEDSQESISSASKWLLLQYRDAPKVAETWKEYMLRTSVNTRRKLLGLYLMNHVVQQAKGQKIIQFQDSFGKVAAEVLGRINQEFPRDLKKKLSRVVNILKERNIFSKQVVKDIERNLKSESSPVEALVLPQKLKDFAKDYEKLTKMHHNVRAMKIRLDKSADELDPSSSVYEENFKTISKIGSMARDVINESIHKRQSGIQKLQSALDDEKKYLDEEQSMLSEIEFVLSAKDPSRLNKNVDEDNIIPTYEVGDGDDDDDDNDDDDNNDDDDNNDDDDDDDGKNNGDESDGNSYGLGNIDTMEEKNEGADKTNSEHKNSIDISGDVNSDLKRTYDMIGHDDSNKIPEKKPHLDSKAYEDSIFSDEGGHYELDMESHGVQADEDANGNSEGVSSSIQDLLSKLAN is encoded by the coding sequence ATGCCTTTTTCCTCTGAGCAATTCACTACTAAGCTAAGTACACTTGAAGACTCCCAAGAATCTATTTCCAGCGCTTCGAAATGGTTGCTTCTGCAGTATAGAGACGCTCCAAAGGTAGCAGAGACATGGAAAGAGTACATGTTACGGACTAGTGTAAacacaagaagaaaactgcTGGGTCTTTATCTAATGAATCATGTTGTTCAACAGGCTAAAggccaaaaaatcattcaatttcaagattCCTTTGGGAAAGTAGCAGCCGAAGTATTAGGAAGAATTAACCAAGAATTCCCTAGGGAcctgaaaaagaagttatCAAGAGTTGTTAATATCctaaaagaaagaaatattttttccaagcAAGTCGTCAAGGACATAGAGAGAAACCTTAAAAGCGAAAGCTCACCAGTCGAAGCATTAGTCTTACCCCAGAAATTAAAGGATTTTGCTAAGGactatgaaaaattgaccAAAATGCATCATAATGTTCGCGCTATGAAAATCAGATTAGACAAGTCAGCAGATGAATTGGATCCTTCAAGTTCTGTGTACGAGGAAAACTTCAAGACTATCAGTAAGATTGGAAGTATGGCTAGAGATGTTATAAATGAATCTATCCATAAAAGACAGAGTGGCAtccaaaaattgcaaaGTGCTCTAGATGATGAGAAAAAGTATCTTGATGAGGAACAGAGTATGTTGAGTGAAATAGAGTTCGTTTTATCCGCGAAAGATCCGTCCAGATTAAATAAAAACGTCGACGAAGACAATATCATTCCTACATATGAAGTTGGTGACggtgacgatgatgacgatgacaatgatgatgatgacaataatgatgacgatgacaataacgacgatgacgatgacgatgacggCAAAAATAACGGCGATGAGTCCGACGGCAACAGTTATGGGCTTGGTAATATCGACACAATGGAGgagaagaatgaaggtGCGGATAAAACGAATAGTGAACATAAAAACTCCATAGACATTTCTGGTGACGTTAATTCTGATCTGAAAAGAACATATGATATGATAGGCCACGACGACTCTAATAAAATACCTGAGAAAAAGCCTCATCTTGATTCAAAAGCATATGAAGATAGTATTTTTAGCGATGAAGGCGGCCATTATGAGTTAGATATGGAAAGCCATGGCGTTCAGGCTGACGAAGATGCAAATGGAAATTCTGAAGGGGTTTCCTCTAGTATACAAGACTTGTTAAGTAAGCTCGCAAATTAA
- the HRQ1 gene encoding ATP-dependent 3'-5' DNA helicase (similar to Saccharomyces cerevisiae HRQ1 (YDR291W); ancestral locus Anc_5.301): MQEEPSKKKLKLAGEESRKSDAFRNFEHFFFRLNTLYTFLICRKHVVPTFKTLCDPIKTTLKRSVTKEDLARVMALMPRDCVFKYIDENQIYTETKTFDFNNGGFQQKENDIYELKDVEDQNRHEKSTQILIFEFVDGTMQRSWSASDKFSQVKMPTYTTEEMKRMISKRETLFKSRLKEFILEKEKAGLDPFVELTKLAQKYIPKERDYEDPIEAMMKAKQEGNENSLDHFSDAAVTTIPQMIAKLKGAEFYTSQIKHCFIIPSRTAAYKNVSFELAAEVYQALEHDRFYSHQADAINALHRGENVIITTSTSSGKSLIYQLVAVDLLLKDPESTFMYIFPTKALAQDQKRAFKVILSKIPELKHTVVDTYDGDTEPSERAYIRKNARIIFTNPDMIHTSVLPNHANWRHFLYHLKLVVVDELHIYKGLFGSHVALVMRRLLRLCHCFYENNKMQFISCSATLKSPVQHMKDMFGIDEVTLIHEDGSPTGAKHLVVWNPPTLSQHERKRENFIRESAKILVQLILNNVRTIAFCYVRRVCELLMKEVRNIFIETGREDLITEVMSYRGGYSTSDRRRIEREMFHGNLKAVISTNALELGIDIGGLDAVLMCGFPLSMANFHQQSGRAGRRNNDSLTLVVASDSPVDQHYVAHPESLLDVNNFESFQELVLDFDNILILEGHIQCAAFELPINFERDKQYFAESHLRKICVELLHHNQDGYHASNVFLPWPSKRVSLRGGEEDQFAVVDITNGRNIVIEEIEASRTSFTLYDGGIFIHQGYPYLVKEFNPDEKYAKVQRVDVDWVTSQRDFTDVDPQEIELIRSLKSSDVPVYFGKIKTTIIVFGFFKIDKYKRIIDAIETHNPPVLINSKGFWIDMPKYALEVCQKKQLNVAGAIHGAQHAIMGMLPRFIVTGVDEIQTECKAPEKEFAERQTKRRRPARLIFYDSKGGKYGSGLSIKAFEHIDDIIESSLKRIEECPCSDGCPDCVAASFCKENSLVLSKPGAQVILHCILGHSEDTFIDSIKDGPEPNMPEIKVETVVPVSGHVNFSEDFKIIDARETPTDATPFGDITKTKE, from the coding sequence atgCAAGAGGAACCttccaagaagaagttAAAACTAGCTGGTGAAGAAAGCAGAAAGAGTGATGCCTTTAGAAACTTTgaacacttttttttccgccTCAATACGCTCTACACCTTTCTAATTTGTAGAAAGCATGTTGTACCTACCTTCAAAACGCTTTGTGATCCCATAAAAACTACTTTAAAAAGAAGCGTTACCAAGGAAGATCTAGCTAGAGTTATGGCTCTTATGCCAAGGGATTGCGTTTTTAAGTATATCGACGAGAATCAAATTTATACTGAAACAAAAACTTTTGACTTCAACAATGGAGGTTTTCAACAGAAGGAGAATGATATATATGAACTTAAAGATGTCGAAGATCAAAATCGGCATGAAAAGTCCACTCAGATACTTATATTTGAGTTCGTAGATGGCACAATGCAACGTTCATGGTCTGCAAGTGATAAGTTTTCTCAGGTCAAAATGCCCACTTACACAACAGAAGAAATGAAGCGAATGATTTCGAAGAGAGAAACTCTTTTCAAGTCCAGGCTTAAAGAGTTCATCCTCGAAAAGGAGAAAGCTGGACTTGATCCATTTGTCGAATTAACAAAACTAGCCCAGAAATATATTCCAAAGGAGAGAGATTATGAGGATCCTATTGAGGCAATGATGAAGGCCAAGCAAGAAGGTAATGAGAATTCCTTGGATCACTTCAGTGATGCAGCGGTAACTACAATCCCTCAAATGATTGCCAAATTAAAGGGTGCCGAGTTCTATACATCTCAGATAAAACACTGCTTTATCATACCATCGAGAACAGCTGCGTATAAAAATGTTAGTTTTGAACTTGCGGCAGAAGTATATCAGGCTTTGGAGCATGATCGCTTTTACAGTCATCAGGCAGATGCGATAAATGCCCTTCATCGAGGAGAAAATGTCATTATCACAACCTCGACTTCTTCAGGTAAATCGCTGATCTATCAATTAGTGGCTGTCgatcttcttttgaaggATCCAGAATCGACATTCATGTATATCTTTCCAACGAAGGCTTTAGCTCAAGATCAAAAAAGGGCCTTCAAAGtaatactttcaaaaatccCGGAGCTAAAGCATACTGTGGTTGACACGTATGATGGGGATACTGAACCAAGCGAAAGAGCTTATATTCGAAAAAACGCCAGAATAATATTTACCAATCCCGATATGATACATACTAGTGTTTTGCCAAATCATGCAAATTGGAGGCACTTTCTGTATCACCTAAAACTAGTAGTGGTCGATGAATTACACATATACAAGGGTTTATTTGGGTCACATGTTGCACTAGTAATGAGACGTTTGCTAAGACTATGCCATTGCTTCTacgaaaacaataaaatgCAATTTATATCATGTTCAGCCACTCTAAAGTCTCCCGTACAGCACATGAAGGATATGTTTGGCATTGACGAAGTTACTCTGATACATGAGGACGGTTCACCTACAGGCGCTAAACATCTAGTGGTATGGAACCCTCCGACTTTATCTCAACACGAACGTAAACGTGAGAATTTTATTCGAGAAAGTGCAAAGATATTAGTTCAATTAATATTGAACAACGTTAGGACCATAGCATTTTGTTACGTTCGTCGTGTTTGTGAACTGTTGATGAAAGAAGTGCgtaatatttttattgaaacTGGGCGAGAGGATCTGATAACTGAAGTCATGTCTTACAGAGGTGGCTATTCTACTTCCGATAGACGTAGAATAGAACGTGAAATGTTTCACGGAAATTTGAAAGCTGTCATATCTACCAATGCTTTGGAACTTGGTATCGATATTGGTGGGCTAGACGCAGTCCTAATGTGTGGATTTCCCTTATCTATGGCGAATTTTCATCAGCAAAGTGGTAGAGCTGGCAGAAGGAACAATGATTCGTTAACGCTTGTGGTTGCAAGTGACTCGCCCGTAGATCAACATTACGTTGCTCATCCGGAGTCTCTCCTAGATGTCAATAATTTCgaatcttttcaagaattaGTTCTAGATTTCGATAACATTCTGATTTTGGAGGGGCATATACAATGTGCTGCATTTGAACTCCCAATTAATTTTGAGCGTGATAAGCAATATTTTGCCGAATCCCATCTTCGCAAAATTTGTGTAGAACTCTTACATCACAACCAAGATGGATACCATGCCAGTAATGTATTTTTACCATGGCCGTCGAAGCGCGTATCTCTAAGAGGAGGCGAAGAGGATCAATTTGCCGTAGTTGATATAACCAATGGAAGAAATATAGtaatagaagaaatagaagcATCCAGGACGAGTTTTACCTTATATGATGGTGGTATATTTATTCACCAGGGTTATCCATACCTTGTAAAAGAGTTCAATCCAGATGAAAAGTATGCTAAAGTGCAAAGAGTAGATGTTGACTGGGTTACTAGCCAAAGAGATTTCACAGACGTTGATCCGCAAGAGATTGAGTTGATACgctctttgaaaagtagCGATGTTCCTGTATATTTTGGTAAGATCAAAACTACCATTATTGTGTTTGgtttttttaaaattgaCAAGTATAAGAGGATTATCGATGCAATTGAAACCCATAATCCTCCTGTCTTAATCAATTCTAAAGGATTTTGGATAGATATGCCAAAATATGCCCTGGAGGTTTGCCAGAAGAAGCAATTGAATGTAGCAGGAGCTATTCATGGGGCTCAACATGCAATTATGGGTATGCTCCCACGATTTATAGTGACAGGTGTGGACGAGATACAAACCGAATGTAAAGCTCCGGAAAAGGAATTTGCAGAACGTCAAACTAAGCGAAGGCGGCCTGCTAGGTTAATATTCTACGATTCAAAGGGTGGTAAATATGGATCTGGCTTGTCTATCAAAGCATTTGAACACATTGATGATATAATAGAATCCAGTTTAAAAAGAATAGAAGAGTGTCCGTGTAGTGATGGGTGCCCTGATTGTGTGGCGGCTTCTTTTTGTAAGGAAAATAGTTTAGTTTTATCGAAGCCAGGTGCACAGGTTATTTTACACTGTATTCTGGGGCATTCGGAAGACACTTTCATAGATTCTATCAAAGATGGTCCGGAGCCGAATATGCCGGAAATAAAGGTGGAGACTGTTGTCCCCGTCTCAGGACATGTCAACTTTTCAGAGGACTTCAAAATCATAGACGCTAGAGAAACTCCAACTGATGCCACTCCTTTTGGCGATATTACCAAAACGAAGGAGTAA
- the SRP101 gene encoding Signal recognition particle receptor subunit alpha (similar to Saccharomyces cerevisiae SRP101 (YDR292C); ancestral locus Anc_5.302) — MFEQLAVFTPQGQVLYQYNCLGKRFSEVQINSFISQLITSPVTKKESVANANTNGFDFNLLTINNEFKNSNSFYALFYLNKQPELYFVVTFAEQTLELNQETQQTLSLALKLWNSLHLSESIQKNLKGHNEKNEHNYIDVLQGLKEDLDKFDQYFAIKYEESIKQGPINSNDAATNELVSQSYNKSTKKKLKDTKNRKQSSGNVGSGRKWGRDGGMLDEMNHEDAAKLDFSSSNSYSSSQVALDSTINKDSFGDRTEGGDFLIKEIDDLLSSHKDEIISEKESKNSGYVNTAFGFLQKHVLGNKTISENDLKTVLDKLKQQLITKNVAPEAADYLIQQVSRDLVGSKTANWTSVENTARESLTKALTQILTPGVSVDLLREIQSKRSKKDSEGKSDPYVFSIVGVNGVGKSTNLSKLAFWLLQNNFKVLIVACDTFRSGAVEQLRVHVENLAQLMDDSHVRGVKNKRGKSGNDYVELFEAGYGGSDLVTKIAKQAIKYSRDQNFDIVLMDTAGRRHNDPTLMSPLKSFADQAQPDKIIMVGEALVGTDSVQQAKNFNDAFGKGRNLDFFIISKCDTVGEMLGTMVNMVYATGIPILFVGVGQTYTDLRTLSVKWAVNTLMS, encoded by the coding sequence ATGTTCGAACAGTTAGCAGTCTTTACTCCTCAAGGTCAGGTACTTTACCAGTATAATTGTTTAGGAAAAAGATTTTCCGAGGTACAGATAAATAGCTTTATATCGCAGCTAATTACATCCCCAGTaactaaaaaagaaagtgtTGCAAATGCAAATACAAACGGATTTGATTTCAATCTTCTTACAATCAACAACGaatttaaaaattcaaattcattttatGCGctattttatttgaataagCAGCCAGAGTTATATTTTGTAGTCACTTTTGCCGAGCAGACTTTAGAATTAAATCAAGAAACCCAACAAACACTATCACTAGCGCTAAAGCTTTGGAACTCACTACATTTAAGTGAGTCCATTCAGAAAAACCTTAAGGGTCACAATGAAAAGAACGAGCACAATTATATCGATGTTCTCCAAGGGCTTAAGGAGGATCTAGATAAATTTGATCAATATTTTGCGATAAAATATGAAGAGTCAATAAAACAAGGGCCGATTAATTCAAATGACGCGGCCACGAATGAATTGGTATCACAATCTTATAATAAAAGTACCAAAAAGAAGCTGAAGGATACTAAAAATAGAAAGCAAAGTTCAGGAAATGTTGGTagtggaagaaaatggggTCGTGATGGTGGGATGCTCGATGAAATGAATCATGAAGACGCCGCCAAGTTAGATTTCTCATCGTCTAACAGTTACAGCAGTAGCCAAGTAGCTTTAGACAGCACTATAAATAAAGATTCCTTTGGCGATAGAACAGAAGGCGGCGACTTCttaatcaaagaaattgatgatCTTTTATCATCCCACAAAGATGAGATTATAAGCGAGAAGGAATCTAAGAATTCTGGATATGTTAACACAGCGTTTGGATTTTTGCAAAAACACGTTTTAGGAAATAAAACCATTAGTGagaatgatttgaaaactgtATTAGACAAATTGAAACAACAACTGATAACTAAAAATGTGGCTCCAGAGGCGGCTGATTATTTAATCCAACAAGTGTCTCGTGATCTTGTCGGCTCAAAAACTGCCAATTGGACTAGTGTTGAAAACACTGCTCGTGAATCCTTGACGAAGGCATTAACCCAAATATTAACGCCTGGTGTATCTGTTGATCTCTTACGTGAAATCCAAAgtaaaagaagcaaaaaggACTCTGAAGGTAAAAGTGATCCATACGTATTCTCCATAGTGGGTGTTAATGGTGTTGGTAAATCGACGAACCTTTCGAAACTAGCGTTCTGGTTATTACAGaataatttcaaagttttaATCGTTGCCTGCGATACGTTCAGATCTGGTGCAGTTGAACAACTTAGGGTCcatgttgaaaatttagCACAACTTATGGATGATTCACACGTACGTGGCGTTAAGAACAAAAGGGGCAAAAGTGGTAATGATTATGTTGAATTATTTGAGGCCGGTTATGGTGGCTCTGACTTGGTGACCAAAATTGCCAAGCAAGCTATCAAGTATTCTCGtgatcaaaattttgatatagTGTTAATGGACACTGCCGGAAGAAGACACAACGATCCTACGCTAATGTCACCATTGAAATCATTTGCCGATCAGGCACAGCCAGATAAAATCATTATGGTTGGAGAAGCTTTGGTAGGTACAGATTCTGTTCAGCAAGCCAAAAACTTCAACGATGCTTTCGGGAAGGGGAGAAaccttgatttttttattatttccaaGTGTGACACAGTTGGTGAAATGCTGGGTACTATGGTAAATATGGTCTATGCAACAGGAATTCCTATATTGTTTGTTGGTGTGGGACAAACCTATACAGATCTAAGGACACTAAGCGTTAAATGGGCTGTTAATACGTTAATGTCCTGA
- the SSD1 gene encoding mRNA-binding translational repressor SSD1 (similar to Saccharomyces cerevisiae SSD1 (YDR293C); ancestral locus Anc_5.307) — protein MSKNSSMNNNNRSQESNNMYVQTTGGGKNTPKQIHVAHRRSQSELTNLMIEQFTLQKQLEQVQAQQQQLIAQQQQLAQQTGQYLSGNSGSGNHFTPQPPQPHYNSNSNSPNMSASGSRSRTHSRNNSGYYHGSHDNNGNNNPGSNSHRKTSSQSSIYGHSRRHSLGLNEAKKAAAEEQAKRISGGEAGVTVKIDSVQPDNSSGSTAEQSEFKFPPPPSTNQGHRRATSNLSPPSFKFPPNSHGDNDDEFIATSSTHRRSKTRNNEYSPGINSNWRNQSQQSQQQLSPFRHRGSNSRDYNSFNTLEPPAIFQQGHKHRASNSSVHSFSSQGNNNGGGGGRKSLFAPYLPQANIPELIQEGRLVAGILRVNKKNRSDAWVSTDGALDADIYICGSKDRNRALEGDLVAVELLVVDDVWESKKEKEEKKRRKDASMQHDIIPLNSSDDYHNDASATAATSNNFLSSPSSSDSLNRDDSSVRRNRSSTINNDSDALSSPTKTGVKRRSSLKQRPTQKKNDDVEVEGQSLLLVEEEEINDKYKPLYAGHVVAVLDRIPGQLFSGTLGLLRPSQQANNDNNKPPQSPKIAWFKPTDKKVPLIAIPTELAPKDFVENADKYSEKLFVASIKRWPITSLHPFGILVSELGDIHDPNTEIDSILRDNNFLSNEYLDQKNPQKEKSSFQPLPLTVESLENRKNFTDANEYNILAISELGWVSEFALHVKNNGDGTLELGCHIVDVTSHIEEGSSVDRRARKRSSAVFMPQKLVNLLPQSFNDELSLAPGKESATISVVYTLDSSTLRIKTTWVGESIISPLSVLSLEQLNEKLSIGNSDSYLSSVQEIARSFYARRINDPEAKLLPTLSLLESSDDEKVKVDLNILDRTLGFVVINEIKRKVNATVAERIYTKLGDLALLRRQMQPIATKMASFRKKIQNFGYDFDVSTADELIKAVLKIKDDDVRVGIEILLFKTMPRARYFIAGKVDPDQYGHYALNLPIYTHFTAPMRRYADHVVHRQLKSVIHDVPYTEDMEALKITSEYCNFKKDCAYQAQEQAIHLLLCKTINDMGNTTGQLLTVATVLQVYESSFDVFIPEFGIEKRVHGDQLPLIKAEFDGTNRVLELHWQPGVDSATFIPPDEKNPKSYRNSIKNKFRSTAAEIANIELDKEAEAQSLISDPLSRELSDLHLTVPSLRLPSAGNTKQNALDKFISTTETRIENDNYIQEIHELQKIPILLRAEIGMALPCLTVRALNPFMRRE, from the coding sequence ATGTCTAAGAATAGCAGCatgaataataataacaggTCGCAAGAATCAAACAACATGTACGTACAAACCACTGGAGGTGGTAAGAACACTCCGAAGCAAATTCACGTTGCGCACAGACGTTCTCAAAGTGAATTGACTAATTTGATGATTGAACAGTTCACTTTGCAAAAACAACTGGAACAAGTCCAGgcacaacaacaacaattaATAGcccagcagcagcaactgGCGCAACAAACAGGTCAATACCTTTCAGGGAATTCTGGTTCAGGGAATCATTTTACTCCGCAGCCTCCTCAGCCACATTACAACTCGAACAGTAATTCGCCCAATATGAGTGCAAGTGGCAGCAGAAGTAGAACTCACTCCAGGAACAACTCCGGATATTATCATGGTTCTCATGATAACAATGGCAACAACAATCCTGGATCTAACTCACACAGGAAGACCAGTTCACAATCCAGTATTTACGGTCATTCCAGAAGACATTCTTTAGGTCTAAATGAAGCTAAAAAGGCTGCCGCTGAAGAACAGGCTAAAAGGATATCTGGCGGTGAGGCAGGCGTGACTGTGAAAATAGATTCTGTTCAGCCGGATAACAGTTCAGGTTCCACCGCAGAGCAATctgaattcaaatttcCCCCACCACCTAGTACCAATCAGGGACACCGCCGCGCAACTTCAAATCTATCGCCACCCTCTTTTAAATTTCCCCCAAATTCTCACGGTGACAATGACGATGAATTCATAGCTACTTCTTCGACGCATCGCCGTTCAAAGACAAGAAACAATGAATATTCACCAGGCATCAATTCTAACTGGAGAAATCAATCCCAGCAGTCTCAACAGCAGCTCTCTCCTTTTCGTCACAGAGGTTCCAATTCAAGGGATTATAATTCTTTCAACACTTTAGAACCACCCGCAATATTTCAACAGGGCCACAAACACCGTGCTTCTAATTCATCTGTCCATAGTTTTAGCTCTCAGGGCAACAACAatggtggtggtggtggaCGTAAATCCCTATTTGCTCCTTATCTCCCCCAAGCTAATATTCCAGAGTTAATTCAGGAAGGAAGATTGGTAGCTGGTATTTTAAGAGttaacaagaaaaacagaTCCGATGCTTGGGTTTCTACAGATGGTGCCCTTGACGCCGACATCTACATTTGCGGTTCCAAAGACCGTAATAGAGCCCTCGAAGGTGATTTAGTCGCGGTTGAGTTATTAGTCGTAGATGACGTTTGggaatcaaagaaagaaaaggaagaaaagaaaaggaggaaAGATGCTTCTATGCAACATGATATAATTCCTTTGAATAGCAGTGACGACTACCACAACGATGCATCCGCCACTGCCGCAACAAGCAATAATTTTCTATCTTCTCCTTCCTCATCTGACTCTCTAAACAGAGACGATTCGTCCGtcagaagaaatagatCATCAACAATCAATAACGATAGTGATGCTTTATCATCTCCTACTAAAACGGGAGTAAAGAGAAGAAGTTCGTTGAAACAACGTCCaactcaaaagaaaaatgacGATGTTGAAGTTGAAGGCCAGTCCTTGTTGTTAGTTGAGGAGGAGGAGATTAATGATAAGTACAAGCCTCTTTACGCGGGCCATGTCGTTGCCGTTTTGGATCGTATCCCCGGTCAATTATTTAGTGGGACACTGGGATTATTGAGACCATCTCAACAAGCTAACaatgacaataataaaCCACCACAGAGCCCAAAGATTGCCTGGTTCAAGCCTACTGATAAGAAGGTTCCACTAATCGCAATTCCAACAGAATTGGCCCCGAAGGACTTTGTAGAGAATGCAGATAAATATTCAGAGAAACTATTTGTTGCTTCTATCAAACGTTGGCCAATCACATCTTTGCATCCGTTTGGTATTTTGGTTTCTGAACTTGGGGATATCCACGATCCAAATACTGAAATTGATTCTATTTTAAGAGATAATAATTTCCTTTCAAATGAATACTTGgaccaaaaaaatccgcaaaaagaaaagtcaAGCTTCCAACCGCTACCACTGACAGTTGAAAGTTTGgaaaatagaaagaatTTCACAGACGCTAATGAATACAATATCCTTGCGATTTCAGAACTTGGATGGGTCTCGGAATTCGCATTGCATGTTAAAAATAATGGGGATGGGACTCTAGAGCTAGGCTGTCACATTGTTGATGTAACTAGTcatattgaagaaggctCCTCTGTTGATAGACGTGCAAGAAAGAGGTCATCCGCGGTATTTATGCCCCAGAAACTTGTCAATTTGTTGCCACAATCTTTCAATGATGAACTATCACTCGCACCTGGTAAGGAATCTGCCACTATATCTGTCGTATATACTCTAGATTCTTCTACATTGAGAATTAAAACTACTTGGGTAGGCGAATCCATAATCTCTCCATTGAGTGTCCTATCTTTGGAACAATTGAACGAAAAGTTATCAATCGGAAACTCTGATAGTTACCTTTCTTCCGTACAGGAAATCGCAAGATCATTTTATGCTAGGAGAATAAATGATCCTGAAGCCAAATTGCTTCCTACACTCTCACTACTGGAAAGTTCAGATGACGAAAAGGTCAAAGTTGACTTGAACATCTTAGACAGAACTCTAGGTTTTGTTGTCAtaaatgaaatcaaaagaaaagttaaTGCGACTGTGGCAGAGAGAATCTATACCAAGCTTGGTGACTTGGCCCTTTTAAGAAGACAAATGCAGCCCATTGCAACCAAGATGGCATCATTcaggaagaaaattcaaaacttcGGCTATGATTTTGATGTCAGTACGGCCGATGAATTAATTAAAGCAGTTttaaaaattaaagatgatgatgtaaGAGTTGGAATTGAAATTCTACTGTTTAAGACTATGCCAAGAGCCAGATACTTTATTGCCGGGAAAGTTGATCCAGACCAATATGGTCATTATGCTTTAAACCTACCTATTTACACGCATTTCACAGCACCAATGAGAAGATATGCTGACCATGTGGTTCACAGGCAGTTGAAATCTGTTATTCACGATGTTCCGTATACTGAAGATATGGAGGCTTTGAAGATTACATCTGAGTACTgtaatttcaagaaagacTGTGCTTACCAAGCCCAGGAACAAGCCATTCACCTACTGCTATGTAAAACAATCAACGACATGGGTAACACTACAGGTCAATTGTTAACGGTTGCCACTGTGTTACAAGTCTACGAGTCTTCCTTTGATGTTTTTATCCCAGAATTtggcattgaaaaaagggTTCATGGTGACCAACTACCATTGATCAAAGCTGAGTTCGACGGCACCAATCGTGTTTTAGAATTGCATTGGCAGCCTGGCGTGGACAGCGCCACCTTTATTCCACCTGATgagaaaaatccaaaatcCTATAGGAATTCCATCAAGAACAAATTCAGATCTACAGCCGCTGAAATTGCTAACATTGAACTCGATAAAGAAGCTGAGGCGCAATCACTGATCAGCGATCCACTAAGTAGGGAACTTAGCGACTTGCATCTAACGGTACCAAGCTTAAGGTTACCGTCTGCGGGCAATACCAAGCAGAATGCTCTGGATAAATTCATTTCTACTACTGAAACGAGAATCGAAAATGATAATTATATACAAGAAATACACGAACTGCAAAAGATCCCTATTTTATTGAGAGCTGAAATAGGGATGGCTTTGCCATGTTTAACCGTCCGTGCATTAAATCCATTTATGAGGAGAGAATAG